One Sinorhizobium mexicanum genomic region harbors:
- the gcvP gene encoding aminomethyl-transferring glycine dehydrogenase, producing the protein MSMPKDFTFTDYKPYDFANRRHIGPSPAEMDEMLKVVGYPSLDALIDDTVPPAIRQKTPLVWGTPMTEREALDKLRETANRNQKLVSLIGQGYYGTITPPVIQRNILENPAWYTAYTPYQPEISQGRLEALLNYQTMVCDLTGLDVANASLLDEATAAAEAMAMAERVAKSKAKTFFVDANCHPQTIALLKTRAAPLGWQVVVGDPFADLDAANVFGAIFQYPGTYGHVRDFTTLIAKLHEQGAIAAVAADPLALALLKSPGDMGADIAIGSTQRFGVPVGYGGPHAAYMAVKDAYKRSMPGRLVGVSVDSRGNRAYRLSLQTREQHIRREKATSNICTAQVLLAVMASMYAVFHGPQGIKAIAQSVHQKTVRLAMGLEKLGYTVEPDVFFDTITVEVGKLQGIILKTAVAEEVNLRKIGSTKIGISLDERSRPVTLEAVWRAFGGDFRVEEFEPGYRLPQPLLRTSEYLTHPIFHMNRAESEMTRYIRRLADRDLALDRAMIPLGSCTMKLNATAEMLPISWPEFSEIHPFAPADQALGYRHMIEDLSQKLCAVTGYDAISMQPNSGAQGEYAGLLTIRAYHIANGNDHRDVCLIPTSAHGTNPASAQMAGMKVVVVKVSDIGEIDMDDFRAKAEQHADNLSCCMITYPSTHGVFEENVREVCEIVHKHGGQVYMDGANMNAMVGLARPGDIGSDVSHLNLHKTFCIPHGGGGPGMGPIGVKAHLAPFLPGHPETDGHEGAVSAAPFGSASILPISWSYCLMMGGEGLAQATKVAILNANYIAARLKGAYDVLYKSARGRVAHECIVDTRPLVDSAGVTVDDVAKRLIDCGFHAPTMSWPVAGTLMIEPTESETKAELDRFCDAMLAIREEARAIEEGRMDKVNNPLKNAPHTVEDLVGDWDRPYSREQACFPPGAFRVDKYWSPVNRVDNVYGDRNLVCTCPPIESYAEAAE; encoded by the coding sequence ATGAGCATGCCCAAGGACTTCACCTTTACCGACTACAAACCTTACGACTTCGCCAATCGGCGTCACATTGGCCCCTCGCCCGCGGAAATGGATGAGATGCTGAAGGTTGTCGGCTATCCAAGCCTCGACGCCCTCATCGACGATACGGTTCCGCCGGCGATCCGTCAAAAAACACCGCTCGTCTGGGGCACGCCGATGACCGAGCGCGAGGCGCTCGACAAGCTGCGCGAAACGGCGAACCGCAACCAGAAACTCGTCTCGCTGATCGGTCAGGGCTATTACGGCACGATCACGCCGCCGGTCATCCAGCGCAATATTCTGGAAAATCCGGCCTGGTACACCGCCTATACGCCTTATCAGCCCGAAATCAGCCAAGGCCGCCTCGAAGCCCTGCTCAATTACCAGACCATGGTCTGCGACCTGACCGGGCTCGATGTCGCGAATGCTTCACTGCTCGACGAGGCGACGGCGGCTGCGGAAGCCATGGCCATGGCCGAGCGCGTTGCGAAGTCGAAGGCGAAAACCTTCTTTGTCGACGCGAATTGCCACCCCCAGACGATCGCGCTCCTGAAAACCCGTGCTGCGCCGCTCGGGTGGCAGGTCGTTGTCGGCGATCCCTTCGCGGATCTCGATGCCGCCAATGTCTTCGGCGCGATCTTCCAGTATCCAGGCACCTACGGCCACGTTCGCGACTTCACCACCCTGATCGCCAAGCTGCACGAACAGGGCGCGATCGCGGCCGTCGCGGCCGACCCGCTGGCGCTGGCGTTGCTCAAGTCGCCCGGCGACATGGGCGCTGATATCGCCATCGGCTCGACGCAGCGCTTCGGCGTCCCGGTTGGTTATGGCGGCCCGCATGCAGCCTATATGGCCGTCAAGGACGCCTACAAGCGCTCGATGCCGGGCCGTCTTGTGGGCGTTTCGGTCGATTCGCGCGGCAACCGCGCCTACCGTCTGTCGCTGCAGACGCGCGAACAGCACATCCGCCGCGAAAAGGCGACATCCAACATCTGCACGGCGCAGGTGCTGCTTGCCGTGATGGCGTCGATGTATGCCGTTTTCCACGGCCCGCAGGGCATCAAGGCGATCGCGCAGAGCGTCCACCAGAAGACGGTGCGTCTCGCGATGGGGCTGGAAAAGCTCGGCTACACTGTCGAGCCGGACGTCTTCTTCGACACGATCACGGTCGAGGTGGGCAAGCTGCAGGGCATCATCCTGAAGACGGCGGTGGCCGAGGAAGTGAACCTTCGCAAGATCGGCAGCACGAAAATCGGCATCAGCCTCGACGAACGCTCGCGGCCGGTGACGCTCGAAGCCGTCTGGCGCGCCTTCGGCGGTGATTTCAGGGTGGAAGAGTTCGAGCCGGGCTATCGCCTGCCGCAGCCGTTGCTGCGCACCAGCGAATATTTGACCCATCCGATCTTCCACATGAACCGCGCTGAAAGCGAGATGACGCGCTATATCCGCCGCCTCGCGGACCGCGATCTCGCGCTCGACCGGGCGATGATCCCGCTCGGCTCGTGCACGATGAAGCTCAACGCTACGGCGGAAATGCTGCCGATCAGCTGGCCGGAATTTTCCGAAATTCATCCCTTCGCTCCGGCGGACCAGGCGCTCGGCTATCGCCACATGATCGAGGATCTGTCGCAAAAACTTTGCGCAGTCACGGGATATGACGCGATTTCGATGCAACCAAACTCGGGTGCGCAAGGTGAATATGCCGGTCTTCTGACGATTCGCGCCTATCACATCGCCAACGGCAACGATCATCGCGACGTTTGCCTCATTCCGACCTCGGCGCACGGCACCAACCCGGCCTCCGCGCAGATGGCCGGCATGAAGGTGGTGGTCGTCAAGGTCAGCGACATCGGCGAAATCGACATGGACGATTTCCGTGCCAAAGCCGAGCAACATGCCGACAATCTCTCCTGCTGCATGATCACCTATCCCTCCACGCATGGCGTGTTCGAGGAGAATGTGCGCGAAGTCTGCGAGATCGTTCACAAGCACGGCGGCCAGGTCTATATGGATGGTGCCAACATGAACGCCATGGTCGGTCTCGCCCGACCCGGCGACATCGGCTCCGACGTCAGCCACCTGAACCTGCACAAGACTTTCTGCATTCCGCACGGAGGCGGCGGCCCAGGCATGGGACCGATCGGCGTGAAGGCGCATCTTGCTCCCTTCCTTCCGGGCCATCCGGAAACGGACGGTCATGAGGGTGCCGTGTCCGCAGCTCCCTTCGGTTCGGCCTCGATCCTGCCGATCTCCTGGAGCTACTGCCTGATGATGGGCGGCGAAGGCCTGGCCCAGGCGACCAAGGTGGCGATCCTCAATGCCAACTATATCGCCGCGCGGCTGAAGGGTGCTTACGATGTGCTCTACAAGTCGGCTAGGGGCCGTGTCGCACACGAATGCATCGTCGACACGCGTCCGCTTGTCGACAGCGCAGGCGTCACCGTCGACGATGTCGCCAAGCGCCTGATCGACTGCGGCTTCCATGCGCCGACAATGAGCTGGCCGGTTGCCGGCACGCTGATGATCGAGCCGACCGAGTCGGAAACGAAGGCGGAACTCGACCGGTTCTGCGATGCGATGCTGGCGATCCGCGAGGAAGCCCGCGCGATCGAGGAAGGCCGGATGGACAAGGTCAACAACCCGCTGAAGAATGCGCCGCACACGGTCGAAGACCTCGTCGGCGACTGGGATCGGCCCTATTCTCGCGAACAGGCTTGCTTCCCGCCCGGTGCCTTCCGGGTCGACAAATACTGGTCGCCGGTTAACCGTGTCGATAACGTCTACGGCGACCGCAATCTTGTCTGCACCTGCCCGCCGATCGAAAGCTACGCGGAAGCGGCGGAATGA
- a CDS encoding SUF system Fe-S cluster assembly protein, whose protein sequence is MSLDATQEKVDVREGIVHSAIPAEELARLSDDIIAALKTVYDPEIPADIFELGLIYKIDIEDDRMVKIEMTLTAPGCPVAGEMPGWVENAVGAVEGVLGVEVTMTFDPPWTPDRMSEEAQVALGWY, encoded by the coding sequence ATGAGCCTGGATGCAACGCAAGAAAAGGTCGATGTCCGCGAAGGCATCGTTCACTCGGCTATTCCTGCCGAGGAATTGGCGCGCCTCAGCGACGACATCATTGCAGCGCTCAAGACAGTCTATGACCCGGAGATCCCGGCCGACATCTTCGAGCTCGGTCTTATCTACAAGATCGACATCGAAGACGACCGGATGGTGAAGATCGAGATGACGCTGACCGCTCCGGGCTGCCCCGTGGCGGGTGAGATGCCGGGCTGGGTCGAAAACGCTGTCGGCGCCGTCGAAGGTGTTTTGGGCGTCGAGGTGACGATGACCTTCGACCCGCCGTGGACGCCGGACCGCATGTCGGAAGAGGCGCAGGTCGCGCTCGGCTGGTACTGA
- the sufD gene encoding Fe-S cluster assembly protein SufD, which produces MNMQQAIKMTAAETALVDAYTAQIGDLPGDGAVLSLRDTLVHELRTAGLPTRRIESWHYTDLRTLLRAVPDADPSAFADRVDAVVPGSSVLSVRSGQADVKSLPKGVTARSYTESLIDGSAIAGLAVLGSDDAIGRINGGLVRGGLEIELAEGAELEAPLEIQVVQSHGQAHTRFPVSFGAGSKATVIERHLSTNAEPSFVSSVSDVTLAEGSDVIWIIVQQQGAADTHLGQIRFNLGKDAKLHLFVINAGGKLVRQEIHGKTSGEGADLTLRGINLLGGESHTDVTFTLSHDVPHTTSSEIIRNVVFDRAKGVFQGKILVAKDAQKTDAKMSCNTLLLSDDADLSAKPELEIFADDVQCGHGATVADIDHTQLFYLLARGIPENKARAMLVNAFVAEIVEELDDDEELVEALEGIISTWLEKHA; this is translated from the coding sequence ATGAATATGCAACAGGCCATCAAGATGACGGCCGCCGAAACGGCGCTGGTCGATGCCTATACTGCGCAGATCGGTGATCTGCCCGGCGACGGGGCCGTGCTGTCGCTCCGCGACACGCTCGTCCACGAACTGCGGACGGCAGGATTGCCGACCCGCCGCATCGAGTCCTGGCACTATACGGACTTGCGCACGCTGTTGCGCGCGGTGCCTGACGCCGATCCGTCCGCCTTTGCCGATCGGGTCGATGCCGTCGTTCCGGGTTCGTCGGTGCTTTCGGTTCGCAGCGGTCAGGCCGACGTCAAGAGCCTTCCCAAAGGCGTGACGGCACGCTCCTACACCGAGAGCCTGATTGACGGTTCGGCTATCGCCGGTCTCGCTGTTCTCGGTTCGGATGACGCAATCGGCCGGATCAACGGCGGGCTCGTCCGCGGTGGTCTCGAGATCGAGCTTGCGGAAGGCGCCGAACTGGAAGCGCCGCTCGAGATTCAGGTTGTTCAGAGTCATGGCCAAGCACACACGCGCTTTCCCGTGTCCTTCGGCGCCGGCTCCAAGGCGACGGTGATCGAACGGCACCTGTCGACGAATGCGGAGCCGAGCTTCGTTTCGTCGGTGAGCGACGTCACCCTCGCCGAGGGTTCCGACGTGATCTGGATCATCGTGCAACAGCAGGGCGCGGCCGATACCCATCTCGGCCAGATCCGCTTCAACCTCGGCAAGGACGCGAAGCTGCACCTCTTCGTCATTAACGCCGGCGGCAAGCTGGTGCGCCAGGAGATCCATGGCAAGACGAGCGGCGAGGGTGCTGATCTGACGCTGCGCGGCATCAACCTGCTTGGCGGCGAGAGCCACACGGACGTGACGTTCACGCTCAGCCACGACGTGCCGCACACCACCTCGAGCGAGATCATCCGCAACGTCGTTTTCGACCGGGCGAAGGGCGTATTCCAAGGCAAGATCCTGGTCGCCAAGGATGCGCAGAAGACCGACGCGAAGATGTCCTGCAATACGCTGCTCTTGTCCGACGATGCCGATCTTTCGGCAAAGCCTGAGCTCGAAATCTTTGCAGACGACGTGCAGTGCGGTCATGGTGCGACGGTCGCCGATATCGACCATACGCAGCTCTTCTACCTGCTCGCCCGCGGCATCCCGGAGAACAAGGCGCGCGCGATGCTCGTTAACGCCTTCGTCGCCGAGATCGTCGAAGAACTTGACGATGACGAGGAACTGGTCGAGGCGCTGGAAGGCATAATCTCGACCTGGCTGGAAAAACACGCCTGA
- a CDS encoding cysteine desulfurase: MEHIVPVPAYDVEAIRKDFPILSRTVYGKLLVYLDNGASAQKPQLVIDAVAHAYANEYANVHRGLHFLSNAATEAYEAAREKVRRFLNAPSADNIIFTKSSTEAINTVAYGYGMPKLGEGDEIVLSIMEHHSNIVPWHFIRERQGAKLVWAPIDDDGTFHIKDFVKCLTERTKLIAITHMSNALGTVVPVKEICRIARERGIPVLIDGSQGAVHMPVDVQDIDCDWYVMTGHKLYGPSGVGVLYGKMDRLKDMRPFMGGGEMIEEVTEDRVTYNDPPHRFEAGTPPIVQAIGLGYALDYMDKIGREAIRAHEADLTAYARERLSSINSLRVFGDAPGKGSIFSFEIAGVHAHDVSMVIDRAGVAVRAGTHCAQPLLKRFGVTSTCRASFGLYNTRAEVDALADALDHARKFFA, encoded by the coding sequence ATGGAACATATCGTGCCGGTGCCGGCCTATGACGTCGAAGCCATCAGAAAGGATTTCCCGATCCTTTCGCGGACGGTCTATGGCAAGCTGCTTGTCTATCTCGACAACGGCGCATCGGCGCAGAAGCCGCAGCTCGTTATCGACGCCGTCGCCCATGCCTATGCCAATGAATACGCCAACGTCCATCGCGGCCTGCATTTCCTGTCGAACGCCGCGACGGAAGCCTATGAGGCGGCGCGCGAAAAGGTTCGCCGGTTCCTGAATGCGCCGTCGGCCGACAACATCATCTTCACCAAGTCCTCGACCGAGGCGATCAATACGGTTGCGTACGGCTACGGCATGCCGAAACTCGGCGAAGGCGACGAGATCGTGCTCTCGATCATGGAGCATCACTCCAACATCGTTCCCTGGCATTTCATCCGTGAGCGCCAGGGTGCGAAGCTCGTCTGGGCGCCCATCGACGACGACGGTACGTTCCACATCAAGGACTTCGTCAAGTGCCTGACGGAACGCACGAAGCTGATCGCCATCACCCACATGTCGAACGCGCTCGGCACGGTCGTGCCCGTAAAGGAGATTTGCCGCATCGCCCGTGAGCGCGGCATTCCGGTGCTGATCGACGGTAGCCAGGGCGCTGTGCATATGCCGGTCGATGTTCAGGACATAGACTGCGACTGGTACGTAATGACCGGCCACAAGCTGTACGGTCCGTCCGGCGTCGGCGTGCTCTACGGCAAGATGGATCGCCTGAAGGACATGCGTCCCTTCATGGGCGGCGGCGAGATGATCGAGGAGGTGACCGAGGACCGCGTCACCTACAACGATCCGCCGCACCGCTTCGAGGCCGGTACACCGCCGATCGTGCAGGCGATCGGCCTCGGCTACGCACTCGATTATATGGATAAAATCGGCCGGGAAGCGATCCGGGCCCATGAGGCGGATCTCACGGCTTACGCCCGCGAGCGGCTGTCGTCGATCAACTCGCTGCGGGTCTTCGGCGATGCACCGGGCAAGGGCAGCATCTTTTCCTTCGAGATTGCCGGCGTTCATGCCCACGACGTTTCAATGGTAATCGACCGTGCTGGCGTTGCCGTCAGGGCAGGAACACATTGTGCTCAGCCGCTCTTGAAACGCTTCGGCGTTACCTCCACATGCCGTGCGTCCTTCGGCCTCTACAATACGCGGGCCGAGGTCGATGCGCTGGCCGATGCGCTGGACCACGCTCGCAAGTTTTTCGCCTGA
- the sufA gene encoding Fe-S cluster assembly scaffold SufA yields MGFAVMSLTDAAAGRVRAIVENAGSDAKGIRVSIKKGGCAGMEYAIDLVTEPNSKDDLVEHLDARVWVAPEAVLYLLGTQMDFEVTPLRSGFTFNNPNQTSACGCGESVELKPADLAALASRGDAVVRAN; encoded by the coding sequence ATGGGCTTTGCCGTGATGAGCTTGACCGATGCGGCCGCCGGCCGCGTACGGGCGATCGTCGAGAACGCTGGAAGCGATGCCAAGGGCATCCGCGTGAGCATCAAGAAGGGCGGCTGCGCCGGCATGGAATATGCCATCGACCTGGTGACCGAGCCGAATAGCAAGGACGATCTGGTCGAGCATCTCGATGCCAGGGTCTGGGTCGCGCCCGAGGCGGTGCTCTATCTGCTCGGCACTCAGATGGATTTCGAAGTGACGCCGCTGCGCTCCGGCTTCACCTTCAACAACCCCAACCAGACTTCCGCCTGCGGCTGCGGCGAGTCCGTCGAGCTCAAGCCGGCCGATCTGGCGGCGCTTGCGTCCCGCGGCGATGCCGTCGTTCGCGCGAACTGA
- the gcvT gene encoding glycine cleavage system aminomethyltransferase GcvT: MRQTWRPDLEDISHLKHTPLNALHLSLGARMVPFAGYDMPVQYPEGVLKEHLHTRAAAGLFDVSHMGQIVVRPKSGRIEDAARALEKLVPVDVLGLAEGRQRYGLFTNDEGGILDDLMITNRGDHLFLVVNAACKGADFEHLKKGLGDSCEVTMLDDRALVALQGPRAETVLCELWADVASMRFMDVAEADLHDVSCIISRSGYTGEDGFEISIPVQSAADVTQRLLEHPDVMPIGLGARDSLRLEAGLCLYGNDIDTDTTPVEAALEWAIQKSRRSGGDRAGGFPGAERILSEFASGAARRRVGLKPEGRAPVRGGAKIFADAEGKMPVGTVTSGGFGPSVDGPVAMGYVDAAQAGNGTKLYAEVRGKYLPLTVTAMPFVKQTYKR, from the coding sequence ATGCGCCAGACCTGGAGGCCGGATTTGGAAGATATTTCCCATTTGAAGCACACGCCGCTTAACGCGTTGCACCTTTCACTCGGTGCGCGCATGGTGCCCTTTGCCGGCTACGACATGCCGGTGCAGTACCCGGAAGGCGTTCTCAAGGAACACCTGCACACTCGCGCCGCAGCAGGCCTCTTCGACGTGTCGCACATGGGCCAGATCGTCGTCCGGCCGAAGTCCGGTCGCATCGAGGACGCGGCGCGGGCGCTCGAAAAACTCGTGCCTGTCGACGTGCTCGGCCTGGCGGAGGGCCGCCAGCGTTATGGCCTGTTCACCAATGACGAAGGCGGCATCCTTGACGATCTGATGATCACCAATCGCGGCGATCACCTTTTCCTCGTCGTCAATGCCGCCTGCAAGGGCGCGGATTTCGAGCACCTGAAGAAGGGTCTTGGCGACAGTTGCGAGGTCACCATGCTCGATGACCGCGCTCTAGTTGCGCTGCAGGGACCGCGTGCGGAAACGGTGCTGTGCGAGCTCTGGGCAGACGTCGCCTCCATGCGCTTCATGGATGTGGCGGAGGCCGACCTCCACGACGTGAGCTGCATCATTTCTCGCTCCGGCTACACCGGCGAGGACGGCTTCGAAATCTCGATCCCCGTCCAGTCGGCCGCCGACGTGACCCAGCGCCTGCTGGAACATCCGGACGTCATGCCGATCGGTCTCGGCGCGCGCGATTCGCTTCGCCTCGAGGCGGGTCTTTGTCTTTACGGCAACGACATCGATACCGACACGACGCCGGTCGAGGCGGCGCTCGAATGGGCGATCCAGAAGAGCCGCCGCTCGGGCGGCGATCGCGCCGGCGGTTTCCCCGGTGCCGAGCGCATCCTTTCCGAATTCGCCAGCGGAGCCGCGCGCCGCCGTGTCGGGTTGAAGCCTGAAGGGCGCGCGCCTGTTCGTGGCGGAGCCAAGATTTTCGCTGATGCCGAAGGCAAGATGCCCGTGGGCACCGTCACCTCCGGCGGCTTCGGCCCGAGCGTCGATGGCCCCGTTGCCATGGGCTATGTCGACGCCGCCCAGGCCGGAAACGGCACGAAACTTTACGCGGAGGTGCGGGGCAAATACCTGCCGCTTACCGTCACCGCCATGCCCTTTGTAAAACAAACCTACAAACGCTGA
- the gcvH gene encoding glycine cleavage system protein GcvH: MLKFTEEHEWLKIEGDVATVGITEHAAGQLGDLVFVELPEAGASFAKGDSAATVESVKAASDVYCPLDGEIVEVNQAIVDDPSLVNSDPQGAAWFFKLKLADPSAVNALLDEAAYKELVA, from the coding sequence ATGCTGAAATTCACCGAGGAACACGAGTGGCTGAAGATCGAAGGTGACGTCGCGACTGTCGGCATCACCGAGCACGCAGCCGGGCAGCTCGGCGATCTCGTCTTCGTGGAACTGCCGGAAGCCGGTGCCTCCTTCGCCAAGGGCGATTCGGCCGCGACCGTCGAATCCGTCAAGGCGGCCTCCGACGTTTATTGTCCGCTCGACGGAGAGATTGTCGAGGTCAACCAGGCGATCGTCGACGACCCTTCGCTCGTCAACAGTGATCCGCAGGGTGCTGCCTGGTTCTTCAAGCTGAAACTCGCCGATCCGAGTGCCGTCAACGCCCTTCTCGATGAAGCGGCCTACAAGGAGCTCGTCGCCTGA
- the sufC gene encoding Fe-S cluster assembly ATPase SufC has translation MLEIKNLHARIAEDGTEIIRGLDLTVKAGEVAAIMGPNGSGKSTLSYILSGREDYEVTEGDILYNGESILELDASERAAKGIFLAFQYPVEIPGVATMQFLKVAMNEQRKYRGEDELTTPEFMRRVKEAAAELKIAPEMLRRPLNVGFSGGEKKRAEILQMALLEPKLCVLDETDSGLDIDALKVVADGVNALRSPDRAVIVITHYQRLLDYIVPDTVHVLYKGQVIKSGDKTLAHELEANGYADLIEAAA, from the coding sequence ATGCTTGAAATCAAGAACCTGCACGCACGCATCGCCGAAGACGGCACCGAGATCATCCGCGGCCTGGATCTGACCGTGAAGGCCGGCGAAGTCGCCGCCATCATGGGACCGAACGGCTCCGGCAAGTCGACGCTGTCCTATATCCTTTCGGGGCGCGAAGATTATGAAGTGACCGAGGGCGACATCCTCTATAACGGCGAAAGCATCCTGGAGCTCGACGCTTCGGAGCGCGCAGCCAAGGGTATCTTCCTCGCCTTCCAGTACCCGGTCGAGATTCCCGGCGTTGCCACCATGCAGTTCCTGAAGGTGGCGATGAACGAGCAGCGCAAATATCGCGGCGAGGATGAACTGACGACACCGGAATTCATGCGTCGCGTCAAGGAAGCCGCCGCCGAGCTGAAAATCGCACCGGAAATGCTGCGCCGTCCGCTCAACGTCGGCTTCTCCGGCGGTGAGAAGAAGCGTGCGGAAATCCTGCAGATGGCGCTGCTGGAGCCGAAGCTTTGCGTGCTCGACGAAACCGACTCGGGTCTCGACATTGACGCGCTCAAGGTCGTCGCCGATGGCGTCAATGCGCTACGTTCGCCCGATCGCGCCGTTATCGTGATCACGCACTACCAGCGCCTGCTCGACTACATCGTTCCCGATACCGTCCACGTTCTCTACAAGGGCCAAGTCATCAAGTCGGGCGACAAGACGCTGGCGCATGAACTGGAAGCCAACGGCTATGCCGATCTGATCGAGGCAGCAGCCTGA
- a CDS encoding cupin domain-containing protein, which translates to MRDVDGKQFVLAGIVMKRLLSGEQTAGQFCLFENNSDGNTRTPIHVHAKDDETVYIVKGELTAVIDGERRRLTAGESIFLPRGIPHQLMNMSGNPCRYILIGTPALFDRFVEEAGHELRPGEVAGPPTPEEIERLREASPRFGITLLSDWHQPR; encoded by the coding sequence ATGAGAGATGTCGACGGCAAACAGTTCGTTCTGGCAGGCATCGTCATGAAACGCCTGCTGTCCGGAGAACAGACAGCGGGGCAGTTCTGCCTCTTCGAGAACAACAGCGACGGAAACACGAGGACGCCGATCCATGTCCACGCCAAGGACGACGAGACGGTCTACATCGTCAAGGGCGAACTGACTGCGGTGATCGACGGCGAGCGTCGGCGCCTGACCGCAGGCGAGAGCATCTTCCTGCCGCGCGGCATTCCGCACCAGCTTATGAACATGAGCGGCAATCCTTGCAGATACATCTTGATCGGGACGCCCGCTTTGTTCGACCGGTTTGTCGAGGAAGCCGGCCACGAACTTCGACCGGGCGAAGTCGCAGGGCCGCCGACACCCGAGGAGATCGAGCGCCTGCGCGAGGCTTCGCCAAGGTTCGGCATCACTTTGCTCTCGGATTGGCACCAGCCCAGGTGA
- a CDS encoding alpha/beta fold hydrolase, with translation MLKTTLVSLIVATIGALCTPATSAAEEATVEQKATPAPTRSGHLKLNGINYYYQVYGDGEPVLLLHGGLGIIEMFGPNLAKLAESRQVIGVDLQGHGRTPLGNRRIDLAAMGADMGALVKELGYEQVDVLGYSMGGGVALQMAAQAPGSVRRLVLVSTPYAKDGFYPEMIAAQAQVGAGAAEMMKETPMYKSYAAVAPDVSEFPKLLDAMGDLMRRDYDGSAAVAKLTMPVMLIYGDSDMFRLEHVVDFYHKLGGGLKDAGWMRENMSKNRLAILPDLTHYDIFVSPKLLEAALPFLNGESGAKSWAEEVRGK, from the coding sequence ATGCTGAAGACGACCTTGGTCAGCCTGATCGTTGCGACGATAGGCGCACTTTGCACGCCCGCGACAAGCGCCGCCGAAGAGGCGACAGTGGAACAGAAGGCAACCCCGGCGCCAACGAGGAGCGGGCACCTCAAGCTGAACGGCATCAACTACTACTATCAGGTCTACGGCGATGGCGAGCCGGTACTGCTGCTCCATGGTGGTCTCGGGATCATCGAAATGTTCGGGCCTAATCTCGCGAAGCTTGCCGAGAGCCGCCAGGTGATCGGCGTCGATCTCCAGGGACACGGCCGTACGCCACTCGGCAACCGCCGGATCGATCTCGCCGCGATGGGCGCGGACATGGGCGCTCTCGTCAAGGAGCTCGGCTACGAACAGGTCGACGTGCTCGGCTATTCGATGGGCGGCGGCGTCGCTTTGCAGATGGCGGCGCAGGCGCCCGGGAGCGTGCGGCGGCTGGTGCTGGTCTCGACGCCCTACGCCAAAGACGGCTTTTATCCCGAAATGATCGCAGCGCAGGCCCAGGTCGGCGCAGGCGCGGCCGAGATGATGAAGGAGACGCCGATGTACAAGTCCTACGCTGCCGTCGCGCCGGACGTGTCGGAGTTCCCGAAACTGCTCGACGCTATGGGCGACCTGATGCGGCGCGACTATGACGGGTCAGCAGCCGTGGCCAAGCTCACCATGCCCGTCATGCTCATTTATGGCGACAGCGACATGTTCCGGCTTGAGCACGTCGTCGATTTCTACCACAAGCTCGGCGGCGGTCTGAAGGACGCCGGCTGGATGCGCGAGAACATGTCGAAGAACCGGCTGGCGATCCTGCCCGATCTCACCCATTACGACATCTTCGTCTCGCCGAAGCTTTTGGAAGCAGCCTTACCCTTCCTCAACGGCGAGAGCGGCGCGAAGAGCTGGGCGGAAGAGGTCCGGGGGAAATAG